A window from Ureaplasma parvum serovar 3 str. ATCC 27815 encodes these proteins:
- a CDS encoding DEAD/DEAH box helicase has translation MKFNSNYQKWILDSLINQKIFEPTPIQLKTMPLIAKRENIIGVAPTGTGKTLAFVLPILNNLDLSQKLQVIIITPTRELARQIFSKIIVFKKHQPLLQVKMLIGGESIDQQINSQLNKSQLLIATPTRLKQILTRQILDLHHVNALVFDEADMLMDLGFISDLEFINSQFTNKDVQKISFSATLHEMLSIQLKKYFKNTKIINISNSIYENKKITHYVIHNHDKWHSLSIIMKTIKPYLCIIFANTKKEVEAIYQYLIQQNKNVCILHGSLLQRERKNNYRDIKNNKFQYVVASDIASRGLDIDGVSHIINWNLPTENEWYIHRAGRSGRGKYSGESYVLYDQKEHDKLLNLSKKGIVFHHKFIKENELFDKEFLFKKKNQFKDLKTQNEIQKIISTTSTKIKPGYKKKIKEAIQKINQKNKRSHIEKKMNAHRIRGYKLKNS, from the coding sequence AAAGAGAAAATATTATTGGCGTTGCACCAACAGGGACAGGGAAAACTTTAGCCTTTGTTTTGCCTATATTAAACAACTTAGATTTATCTCAAAAACTGCAAGTTATAATTATTACTCCCACTCGTGAGTTAGCTCGCCAAATTTTTAGTAAAATTATTGTTTTTAAAAAACATCAACCACTTTTACAAGTTAAAATGTTAATTGGTGGTGAAAGTATTGACCAGCAAATTAATTCACAATTAAATAAAAGCCAACTGCTTATTGCAACTCCAACGCGTCTAAAACAAATTTTAACACGACAAATTCTTGATTTACACCATGTTAATGCACTTGTTTTTGATGAAGCTGATATGTTAATGGATCTTGGTTTTATTAGTGATTTAGAGTTTATTAACTCACAATTTACAAATAAAGATGTACAGAAAATAAGTTTTAGCGCTACACTGCACGAAATGTTATCGATCCAATTAAAAAAATATTTTAAAAATACAAAGATTATTAATATTAGTAATTCAATTTATGAAAATAAAAAAATAACCCATTATGTTATTCATAATCACGACAAATGACATTCATTATCTATAATTATGAAGACTATTAAACCTTATTTATGTATCATTTTTGCAAATACAAAAAAAGAAGTTGAAGCAATTTATCAATATTTAATTCAACAAAATAAAAATGTTTGCATTTTGCATGGCTCACTACTTCAACGTGAACGAAAAAACAACTATCGTGATATTAAAAATAATAAATTTCAGTATGTTGTTGCCTCAGATATTGCAAGTCGTGGTTTAGATATTGATGGTGTAAGTCATATTATTAATTGAAATTTGCCTACTGAAAATGAATGATACATTCACCGTGCAGGACGTAGTGGTCGTGGTAAATATAGTGGAGAATCATATGTTTTATATGATCAAAAAGAACATGATAAGTTATTGAATTTATCAAAAAAAGGAATCGTCTTTCACCATAAATTCATTAAAGAAAATGAGTTATTTGATAAAGAATTTCTTTTTAAGAAAAAAAATCAATTTAAAGATTTAAAAACACAAAATGAAATTCAAAAAATAATCTCAACAACAAGTACAAAAATAAAACCAGGATATAAAAAGAAAATTAAAGAAGCTATTCAAAAAATTAATCAAAAAAACAAACGCTCTCATATCGAAAAGAAAATGAATGCTCACCGAATTCGTGGATATAAATTAAAAAATAGTTAA